In one window of Branchiostoma floridae strain S238N-H82 chromosome 14, Bfl_VNyyK, whole genome shotgun sequence DNA:
- the LOC118430746 gene encoding uncharacterized protein LOC118430746, protein MAAQPGFQLSQAEEGDYHSATEMQQALTDFWRPLHILKGRKSPTWRVETSDVKDTADQPGFQLSCAEEGDYHIATEVQQAATERWSQQAEHSQHIWQFFAASTLDDSRHGAHGFGYFREACTFLVTSI, encoded by the exons ATggcag cTCAGCCCGGATTCCAGCTCTCCCAGGCCGAGGAAGGCGACTACCACAGCGCGACTGAGATGCAGCAAGCTCTGACAGACTTTTGGCGGCCTCTTCACATATTGAAAGGGCGGAAGAGTCCTACCTGGCGGGTCGAAACGTCGGATGTTAAAGATACGGCAG atcAGCCCGGTTTCCAGCTCTCCTGTGCCGAGGAAGGTGACTACCACATCGCGACCGAGGTGCAGCAAGCTGCGACAGAGCGTTGGAGCCAGCAAGCCGAGCATTCCCAACACATATGGCAGTTCTTCGCGGCATCGACACTAGACGACAGCCGTCACGGAGCGCATGGCTTTGGTTATTTCAGGGAGGCGTGCACGTTTTTGGTGACATCGATTTGA